The proteins below come from a single Mytilus edulis chromosome 5, xbMytEdul2.2, whole genome shotgun sequence genomic window:
- the LOC139522912 gene encoding uncharacterized protein: protein MESSARSLFLTLKYIENNIRPKRVCSSPGEWSQINSIHFGEVLTNFSLVTCGSRNIHCGMCVDRLDAIGYCKDCKFFIDSYCDECHKRIKYFRHHDVITFQGKKINELKIENFAPKLFCEKIGHSDIEMTSFCSHCKVLVCLKCKENHDTESHDVVLLVEFFKLIDVVLDIKRISEEIIIRLPKCAHTNDDISLLSAIINWIDMIIRFQKDFRADDFPPKFKHILEDAYRNGPFIAEDSYPNAMTCKRAIEEMVLIKTNFERTLFSSCERSTTECRRKNNKTCHQNTNVHFASDQTDATYEERAAKYRRIDNESNGSLHQSSCLPNNMTHANLNSEEIYYCPITVEPQSYSSLDLFGSGFFEKRTSHQKPIEQEIRDLQADQDSRPFNLDSFKNIHSQT, encoded by the exons ATGGAAAGCTCTGCGAGATCCCTCTTTTTAACACTAAAATATATCGAAAATAATATACGACCTAAACGCGTTTGCTCTTCACCAGGGGAATGGTCGCAAATAAATAGTATTCACTTTGGAGAAGTTTTGACTAATTTCTCACTTGTAACCTGTGGCTCTAGGAATATACATTGTGGTATGTGTGTTGATCGCCTCGATGCCATCGGGTATTGTAAAGATTGTAAATTCTTTATAGATAGTTATTGTGATGAGTGTCACAAGAGAATTAAATATTTTAGACACCATGATGTCATTACCTTCCAGGGTAAGAAAATAAACGAATTGAAAATTGAGAATTTCGCTCCTAAATTATTCTGTGAAAAAATAGGACACAGTGACATTGAAATGACATCCTTTTGTTCACACTGTAAAGTTTTGGTTTGTCTCAAATGTAAAGAGAACCACGATACTGAAAGCCATGATGTTGTTTTGCTTGTAGAATTTTTCAAGTTGATAGACGTTGTCCTTGATATTAAACGTATAAGTGAAGAAATTATTATTCGTTTGCCCAAGTGTGCTCATACCAATGATGATATTAGCCTTCTCTCTGCAATCATCAATTGGATTGATATGATCATTAGGTTTCAAAAAGATTTTCGAGCTGACGATTTTCCGccaaaatttaaacatattttggaaGATGCATACCGGAATGGACCATTTATAGCAGAAGATTCTTATCCAAACGCCATGACCTGTAAAAGAGCCATAGAGGAAATGGTATTGATAAAAACAAACTTTGAAAGAACGCTGTTTTCCTCGTGTGAGAGATCAACAACAGAATGCCGTcgaaaaaacaacaaaacctGTCATCAAAACACGAATGTTCATTTTGCTAGTG ATCAAACAGATGCTACGTACGAAGAAAGAGCTGCTAAATATAGAAGAATAGACAACGAATCCAATGGGAGCCTTCATCAATCCTCTTGTCTTCCCAATAATAT gACACATGCGAATCTTAATTCTGAAGAAATTTATTACTGTCCAATAACAGTGGAACCTCAAAGTTATTCCTCTCTGGATCTTTTTGGTAGT ggtttttttgaaaaaagaacGTCTCACCAAAAACCAATAGAACAAGAAATAAGAGATCTTCAAGCAGACCAAGACAGTAGACCATTCAACCTCGACAGCTTTAAAAATATACATTCTCAAACGTAG